The nucleotide window TCGGCGTACTCACCCCGGCCAAGTCCACCGAGGCCCTGCGGCGCTCGGTGGCATCGGCGCCGCCGACCCCGAGCGGTTCCGCACCGAGCTGGCCCGGATGTCGCGGGAACTGACCGCCCACTTCGCCTACGAGGAGGAGCAGTTGCTTCCCGTTCTGGCCGACGTGCCGTGGCCGCCGCCCAAGGGGCCGGGCAGCACTCCCTGACGGCAACCGCCGACCGTAGGGTGTGATCGCCAAGCCCTGCGACAGAAGGCGGTCTCCCATGTCCCAGTTCGATCTGCCCCTCGAGGAACTGCGACTGCACCGCAGCACGTCGGTGGAGCCGGAGGATTTCGACGCGTTCTGGTCGAAGACGCTCGGCGAGGCCCGCTCCCATGACCTGGACGCCCGGTTCGAGCTGCGTACCGGCACCGGGCTGAGCACGGTCGAGGTGTACGACGCGACCTTCGCGGGCTTCGGCGGGCACCCGGTCAAGGGCTGGCTCGTGCTCCCCGCGGGCACCACACGCCCGCTGCCCGTCATCGTGGAGTTCATCGGCTACGGCGGCGGGCGCGGGCTTCCACACTCGCATCTGCTGTGGGCGTCCGCGGGCTTCGCCCACTTCGTGATGGACACCCGAGCGCAGGGCAGCACCTGGGAGCCGGGCGACACCGCGGACCCCGTGGGCAGCGCGCCCTCCTTCCCCGGCTACATGACCCGGGGCATCGAGGCCCCGGAGACGTACTACTACCGGCGGGTGTTCACCGATGCCGTCCGGGCGGTGGAGGCGGCCCGTTCGCACCCTCTGACCGATGCCACGCGCACCGCGGTCATCGGTGAGAGCCAGGGCGGTGGCATCGCCCTGGCCGCCGGCGGGCTGATACCGGATCTGGTGGCCGTCGCGCCGGACGTTCCGTTCCTGTGCGACTTCCCGCGCGCCATGACCGTCACCGACCGCTCGCCGTACCGCGAGATCGGCAACTACCTCAAGACCCACCGGGGCCGGACCGAACAGGTCCGGGCGACCCTGGCCTACTTCGACGTGGTCCACTTCGCGGCACGCGGGCGGGTTCCGGCACTGTTCTCGGCCGCTCTGGAGGACCAGACCTGCCCGCCGTCCACGGTCTTCGCGGCCTTCAACGCCTACGCCCACGAGGACAAGGAGATCGAGGTGTATCCCTTCAACGACCATGAGGGCGGCGGCCCCTTCCAGGAGGCGGCGAAGCTCGGCTGGCTGCCGGGGAAGCTTTCCGCCTGATCACCTGGCGCCCGCTGGACAGCGCTTGACCCGGCTCCCCCTCGCGCCCAGCTTCCGGGGGCGGAGCGACGGAAGGGGCCCGCGCGGCCGGTCAGGTGATCGGGAAGCTCACGGCGTAACGGACACACCTGTTCGCGGCGGCGGTCGTCGGACCGCTGCCGCGAACAGGACCGGCGGTCACGGCCGGGACGTGGTGGCCTTCACCGCCGACGGGCGCCGGTGCGGCCTCAGTCGCTCGGGTAGACATCGCCCGCGGCCATCGAGTTCAGCTGTTCGCTCTGGTCACGGAGCCGGGCGGCCTTGTCCTTGAGCCGTCGGCTCTCCTTGTCGTCCGACGCGTGCTCGGCGGCCTTCGACAGCTGTTCGGCCTTCTCACGCATCTGATGGACTCGGTTACCGATCTCGTCAGCCATGATCTTCACCCATCCTCGGCACTCGGAAGAATCTCGTTCAGGCGTGCCCCGATCTTCTCTCACCGCGCGCTCCGCAGCCATCCGGCGAACGGCCGGAACGCCGCACGGACCGGTGGGTCAGCGGGTGTCTCCGCACCAGTCCCACTTCAACGGGTCAGCCTGTCTGCTCCTGTACTCTGCCCGCCCGCCAGGGCCGTATGCGCCGATCTCGGTGATCAGCGCCGCCCCCTCGCACAGCGCCGCGTCGGTCCACCCGGTCACGTCCAGGAGCAGTCCGTCGAGAGGACCGCCGACCAGCTCCCGGTAGTCGTGGCCCGGCTTGGGCCCGGGGTCCGGGTCGTCGTGGTCGGCGCCGTAGACCCGGCGCTGCCGCATGAGCTCGTCCATGGGCACAGCATTCCACCGGCCACTGACAACGGCCTGTCCTCCGGAGCGGGCGCACCCGCCCAAGCGGTCAGGAATCGAGAAGCGGGGCTCCGGGGCCACGGCTAGCGTGACGGTCATGGACGGCACGACCGGGCCTGGCCCACGACCCCAGGAGCGACGATGACCACCTCTGCAACCGAAGGAATCAAGACCGTGCTGCACCCCGTGTCGGACCTTGCGGCGGCCAAGGAGAAGTACACCGCCCTGCTCGGCGCACCCCCGCAGGCGGACGGGCCCTACTACGTCGGCTTCGACGCGGCCGGCCAGCACATCGGGCTGGTGCCGGCCGGTGGACCGCAGGGCATGACCTCGCCGGTGACCTACTGGCACGTACCGGACATCGAGGCGAAGCCGGCCGAGGTGACCGCCGCGGGTGCCACCGTGACCGAGCAGGCGCACGACGTCGGTGGGGGCCGTCTGGTGGCCACCTTCACCGACCCCGACGGCAACGTTCTGGGCGTGCTGCAGGACCGCTGAAACCCCTGCGTGCCGGCGCACGCGCGATATAGGGTCCGGAACCTGTCGGACCGATCCGGGCGAGGCCCGCGGAACCGCGCGACGGCCACGCGTAACAGATGGAGACACGATGAGCACGGCCAAGAGAACCAGCGCGCAGGCGCCTGCGCCGCACGCTGCCGACACGCACACTGCCGACACACACGACCTGATCCGTGTGCACGGCGCGCGCGTGAACAATCTCAAGGACGTCAGCGTCGAAATCCCGAAGCGCCGGCTGACGGTGTTCACCGGTGTCTCCGGCTCGGGCAAGAGCTCTCTGGTGTTCGGGACGATCGCCGCGGAGTCGCAGCGGCTCATCAACGAGACGTACAGCGCCTTCGTGCAGGGCTTCATGCCGACGCTGTCACGGCCCGAGGTCGATGTGCTCGACGGTCTGACGACCGCGATCATCGTCGACCAGCAGAGGCTGGGTACCGATCCCCGCTCCACGGTCGGCACGGCCACCGACGCCAACGCGATGCTGCGCATCCTCTTCAGCCGCCTCGGGACACCGCACATCGGCTCGCCCAACGCGTTCTCGTTCAACGTCGCCTCGGTCAAGGCGAGCGGCGGGTTCACCGTCGACCGCGGGGCCGGCAAGACCAGGACCGAGAAGGTGACCTTCACCCGCACCGGCGGCATGTGTACGCGCTGCGAAGGGCGGGGCTCGGTCTCCGACATCGACCTGAGCCAGCTCTACGACGACTCGAAGTCGATCGCCGAGGGCGCGTTCACCATTCCCGGCTGGAAGTCGGACAGCTTCTGGACGGTGCGGACCTACGCCGAGTCGGGCTTCCTCGACCCGGAGAAGCCGATCCGCAAGTTCACCAAGAGGGAGATGCAGGACTTCCTCCACCGGGAGCCGACCAAGGTGAAGGTGGAGGGTGTCAACCTCACGTACGAGGGGCTGATCCCCAAGATCCAGAAGTCGTTCCTCTCCAAGGACCGGGAGGCGATGCAGCCGCACATCCGGGCCTTCGTGGACCGCGCGGTCACGTTCACGGACTGCCCCGAGTGCGAAGGCACCCGGCTCAGTGAGGCGGCCCGGTCGTCGAAGATCGGCGGCCTCGGCATCGCCGACGCGTGCGCGATGCAGATCAGCGATCTCGCCGAGTGGGTACGCGGCCTCGACGATCCCTCGGTCGCGCCGCTCCTCACCGCTCTCCTGGGCGCCCTCGACTCCTTCGTGGAGATCGGCCTCGGCTACCTCTCCCTCGAACGCCCGTCGGGCACCCTCTCGGGCGGCGAGGCCCAGCGCGTCAAGATGATCCGCCATCTCGGCTCCTCGCTCACCGACACCACGTACGTCTTCGACGAGCCCACGATCGGTATGCACCCGCATGACATCCAGCGGATGAACAACCTGCTCCTGCGCCTTCGGGACAAGGGCAACACCGTGCTCGTCGTGGAGCACAAGCCGGAGACGATCGCGATCGCCGACCATGTCGTCGACCTCGGTCCCGGTGCCGGGACGGCGGGCGGCACCGTCTGTTTCGAGGGCACCGTCGAGAGGCTGCGGGCCGGCGGCACCGTCACCGGCCGCCACTTCGACGACCGGGCCGCCCTCAAGGAGTCGGTGCGGAAGGCCACCGGAGCACTGGAGATCCGGGGCGCGACACGGCACAACCTGCGCGACGTCGACGTCGACATCCCGCTCGGAGTGCTCTGCGTGGTCACGGGTGTGGCGGGCTCCGGCAAGAGCTCGCTGATCCATGGATCGATCCCCGTAGGGGACGACGTCGTCTCGGTCGACCAGGCGGCGATCAAGGGGTCACGGCGGAGCAACCCGGCTACGTACACCGGCCTGCTCGACCCGATCCGCAAGGCGTTCGCCAAGGCCAACGGCGTGAAGCCCGCGTTGTTCAGCGCCAACTCCGAGGGCGCGTGCCCGACGTGCAACGGCGCCGGTGTCATCTACACCGACCTGGCGATGATGGCGGGCGTCGCCACCCCCTGCGACGAGTGCGGGGGCAAGCGGTTCGAGGCATCGGTCCTGGATCACCGCTTCGGCGGCAGGGACATCAGCGAGGTCCTCGCGATGTCGGTGAGCGAGGCCGGGGAGTTCTTCGGCGCGGGTGAGGCACGTACGCCGGCCGCGCACCGCATCCTCGAGCGGCTCGCCGACGTGGGGCTCGGCTACCTCAGCCTCGGACAGCCGCTCACCACCCTGTCGGGCGGCGAGCGGCAGCGCCTCAAGCTGGCCGGCCACATGGCCGAGAAGGCCGGGGTCTACATCCTCGACGAGCCGACCACCGGTCTCCACCTCGCCGACGTCGAGCAGTTGCTCGGTCTGCTCGACCGGCTCGTGGACTCCGGCAAGTCGGTGATCGTCGTCGAGCACCACCAGGCGGTCATGGCGCACGCCGACTGGATCATCGACCTCGGCCCGGGTGCCGGCCACGACGGCGGCCGGATCGTCTTCGAGGGCACCCCCGCCGACCTGGTAGCCGCCCGCTCGACGATCACCGGCGAGTACCTCGCGAAGTACGTCGGCGCCTGACGGTCCCCCGGCATGGGCAGCCGCCGCCGCACTCCGGTGCGGCGGCGGTTGCCCGACTGCGGGCCCCGCCAAGGCCGTTCAGAACGGGCGCCGGGCTGCGGTCCGGCGCCGTGACGAACCGCCCTCCCGGCGAGGCAGTCCCTCTCCGCCGTGCGTGTCGTCGCCGGGTGGGTCCCCCGCGCCCGCATGGGCAGTGACCAGCCCCGATTCGTAGGCCGCGATGACCGCCTGGGCGCGGTCGCGGACTGCCAGCTTGCCGAAGATGCTGGTGATGTAGTTCTTGACCGTGGAGAGGCTGAGGTCCAGGGCGCGGGAGATCTCGGTGTTGTCGAGGCCGGTGGCCATCAGATGCCACACCTCGACCTCACGGCGGGTGAGTTCGTCACCCAGGCCGGCAGGTGCCGGAGGCGTACCGTGGGATGCCCGTACGTAGGTGGAGATCAGCCGGGTGAGCAGGCGCGGCGCGACGGCGGCCTCGCCGGTGTGGACGGTGCGGATCGCCGCGCTCAGGTCCTCGGGTGAGCTGTCCTTGGGCAGGAAACCATAGGCTCCGGCGCGTAGGGCGCCCACGACGTATTCGTCCATGTCGAAGGTACTGAGGGCCAGCACCCGGCAGTCGGGCACGGTGGCGGCGAGTTCCCGGGTCGCGGCGACCCCGTCGAGGACGGGCATCCGAATGTCCATCACCACGACGTCGGGGCGCAGTCGGCCGGCGAGGGTGACGGCCTGTGCGCCGTTCTCGGCCTCGCCCACCACCTCGAACGACGGGTCTGGCGAGAGGATCAGCGACAGGCCGCGGCGGACCAGCGGCTGGTCGTCCACGATCAGCACCCTGATGCCCGGGAGCGGCGTCGGTCCGGGCCCGGTCATCGGGCTGCCCCTTCCTGGACGGCTGCCTCGGCCGCCTCGTCCGTGGTCAGCGGCAGGTCGGCCACCACGGCGAAGCCGCCATCGGTCCGCGGGCCGACGGAGAGGGTGCCGCCGTGCAGGGTGACGCGCTCGCGCATCCCGATGAGGCCGTAGCCGCCCGGGCCCGCCGCAGGCGCCCCCTCCCGCGGCGGTGCGCCTCCACCGTCGTCCCGCACCTCGATGGTGATCCGGTCCTGGTGGTACGTCAGTTGTACGGAGGCGTGGGCGGCTCCCGCGTGCTTCCGGGTGTTGGTGAGGGCCTCCTGAGCGATTCTGAACACCGTGAGGCCGACGGTCGGGGGCAGCGGGCGCTGCGGCCCGCGGACGTTCCACTCGGTCGGCAGTCCGGCCAGTCGGGATTCGGCGACCAGACCGTCGAGGTCGTCGACGCCGGGCTGGGGCAGTGAGGGGACGGCCTCCGGTTCGTCACCGGCCCTCAGTACGTCCAGGAGTTGGCGCATCTCGCGCAGTGCGAGCCGCCCCGACGCCTCCAGGGTGACCAGGGCATCCCGGACCACCTCCGGCTCGGCGAGGTTGGCCCGGGCCCCACCGGCCATCAACTGCATGGTGGTGATGTGGTGGGCCACGATGTCGTGCAACTCCCTTGCGATGCGGCGGCGTTCTTCCGCCACCGCCCGGTCGGCCAGGAGCCTGCGGTTCGCGGCCAGCTCCCGCTGCCGACGGCTCACCGCCATGGCCGCGCCGACGACGATCAGCGTGTTGAGGAGTGCGGCGACGGGGTCCTGCCAGGACGGTATCCGGCCGCCGCTCTGGCTCAGCAGTGTCACCGTCACCGTCGCGAAGGCCGCGACCGCGGTCACCCGGCCGGAAGAGGTCCTGGCGACCGAGTACAGGGCGACCGCCAGGACGGCACCGAAGTGACTGGGCAACGGGACCAGCAGTGCGGCCGTCGCGTCGAGTGCCAGTACGGCGGCGAGTGCCGCCACCGGGTGGCTGCGCCGGGCGAGCAGCGGCAGGGCCGCCAGCCCGACGAGAAGGAATCCCGCGACCCTCACGTCGTGCCGGCCGTCGGGGTCGTTGAAGAACACGTAGCTGAGCAGGTTCATCGCACAGGCCCCGCCGGTCACGAGCGCGTCGTTGCGCGTCCACGGCGGCTCGGCGCTGTCGGTCCGCAGCGGCTCCCGGGCAGCGCCGGGCCCGGTGTTTCGGCTGCTGAGCATGTCTGTCTCCCCCTGTGTCCGGCCTCCCCGCCCCCGGAACAGGGTTGCACAGCGACCTCCGCGACAGCACCGGCGGCAGCGGTTCTCGGCCCGTCTCCCGGGCCCGGACCGTACGGGGACCGGGACCGGGACCGGGACCGGGACCGGAGTCCTGGTCGCGGTCCTGGGCAGGCCCCAGGGCCCCGGTCCGGATCATCCGCTGCCACGACGCTGGGAGGCCCCTCCCGGTGATGGTCTGGAGACCGGCCGGGAACCCCCGGCAGACGTCCGCGCACAAGCCCGTCCGCCGGAGGACATCGTGATCCGCGCCCTGACCGGATACTCCACCAGACACCCCTGGAAGGTCATCGCCCTCTGGGCGGTGCTGGGGGTCGCGCTGAGCGCTCTGGCCCCCGTCCTGATCGCCCGCGTCACCCAGCACCAGACCGGGGACTTCCTGCCCCGTAGCTACGATTCGGCCGCCGCGCTGCACATCGCCCAGGAACAGTTCGGGGCGAACCCCGACGCCACCACGGTGACGGTGCTGGTCGCCCGGTCCGACGGAAAGGCGCTCGGCGCCGCCGACCGGAAGCGGATCGAGGCCGGGGCCGCGAAGCTGGCGCAACGCCGGGTGGTCATGCCCAGGGAGGACGACGTCCCTCGGTTCCTGGTCCCGGACCGCTCCCAGACACCCCAGGTGTCCCCGGCGATGATGGCGCCCGACCGCAGTTTCGAGCTGCTCTCCGTCCAGTTGACCGGGAACCCCTCGGACGAGGGGGTCCAGGGCGTCTACCGGACCTTCCGGGACGCTGCCCGGACGCAGTTCTCCGAGGCGGGTATGCGCACCGGGTTCACCGGGAGCCTCGCCGACACCGTCGACACCACCGATGCCCACGAGACCGCGGCGACGGTCGGGAGCGCCCTGGTCATGGGGCTCATCGTCCTCCTCAACGTCCTGGTGTTCCGCAGTGCGCTGGCGGCGCTGCTGCCGCTGGTCGCGGTCGCTCTCATCGGAGGCGTCGCGGTGGGAGCCGTGGCCCTGGCCGCGACGCTCACCGGGCGCAAACTCGACGCGGGCACCCCCGGGCTGATCAGCGTCGTCCTGCTCGGTATCGGCATCGACTACCTGCTGTTCCTGCTGTTCCGCTTCCGCGAGCACCTGCGCAACCGGCCCGAGCAGCCCGCACGCGAGGCGGCCGAGCAGGTCTCCGGCCGCGTGGGCACCGCGATCACCTCGGCGGCGCTGACGATCGTGGCAGCGTTCGCCACTCTGGGCCTGGCGACCTTCGGGCAGTTCCGCTCGCTGGGCCCCGCGATCGCCGTCGCGGTCCTGGTGATGCTGCTCGGAAGCCTCACGCTGCTGCCGGCGCTGCTCGCGGCCGCCGGACGCAAGATGTTCTGGCCTTCCCGGGCCCTGCTGCACCAGCCGGGCGAAGGCCGTGCCGCCCGTCTGGGCGCTTCGGTCACACGGCGGCCGCTGAGGATGCTGATGGTCTCCATCGGCCTGCTCGCCGCGCTGTCCGCCGGACTGACCGGCATCCGCATGGACTACGGCCGGGGCGACTCCGGTGATCCGACCCCCGCCGCGGCCACCGCGGCGGAGATCTCCCGTGCGCTGCCGGCCGGAGTGTCGGACCCGACGAGCGTCTACGTCACCGCCGAGGACGGCCGTACCCTCACCGTCGCCGGACTCGACGGCCTCTCCCGTGCGCTCACACGGGTCGTCGGCGTGGGCGAGGTAGCGGGAACCGTCCTGAACGAGGATCACCGTGCCGCCCGGATCGACGTCTATCCGACCGCCGACCCGCAGAGTCAGGAGGCCCGCGACCTGGCCTCCGGACCGATCCGGGCCGCGGTCGCCCAGCACGCGCCTGCCGGGACGACGGGACACGTGGGAGGGACTGCGGCGATCTTCGCCGACGTCGCGACCGCCGTCGACCACGACCTGCGGATCGTGTTCCCGGTCGCTGCCGCGCTGATCGCGCTGATCCTTCTCCTGCTCCTGCGCAGCGTGCTCGCACCGGTCGTCCTGATGCTCGCCGTCGGCCTCGGATTCTCCGCCACCCTCGGCGCCGCCACGCTGCTGTTCCAGCACGCCCTGGGCAGGCCGGGCGTCAGCTTCACCCTGCCACTGGTGCTGTTCCTGTTCGTCGTGGCACTGGGCACCGACTACAACATCCTGATCGCCGACCGGATACGGGAGGAGATGCGGCAGCCGGGGCCGGCCCGCGCGGCCGTGGCCCGCGCGGTACGGCACACGGCACCGGCCATCGCGACGGCCGGGCTGGTGCTGGCCGCCTCCTTCGCCACGCTCGCCACTACGCCGGGCAGCGAACAGGTCGCCTTCGCGACGGCACTCGGCATCATGCTCTCCGCGCTCGTCCTTTCGCTGGTGCTGGTCCCCGCCCTCGCCGCACTCCTGGGCCGGAGTCTGTGGTGGCCCGTCCGCCCGCGGCCCACCACGGGCGGACGGCCGCAGCACGATGTACCCGCGCCTGACCGGACTCCCGACCGGGTCACGACGTACTGAGCGGCACCGGCGACAGCTGACAACGGTGGCGGCACCTCACCGGACGAAGGCGGTCCGGCGGCTGTCGCCCGCCTATCCGGCGGCCCGGAGGGCGACCGGGGCGGTGGCTTTCCGTGCCTCAGGCCGCTCCGGCGGTCCGTCGGCGCGGCCTGGCGACGAGTTCGCCGCCACAGTTGGGGCAGGTGTCGTGCATCGCGTCGCCGCACGCGACGCAGAAGGTGCACTCGTACGAACAGATCCGGGCGGCAGCGTCCGGCGGCAGCTCCGCTGTGCCGCAGCGCTCGCAGAGCGTACGCATGTCCAGGGCCATGGCTCTCCCGAAGGTCGTGCCACTCCGCGCGCGGGCGGAGGAGGCGTATGAAGGGCCCATGCTCCACGATCCTCAGCCGAGCCGGGCCCCGGGGCCCGGCTCGGCTGAGTGTGACGAGTGAGTCGCATCGCGGATCGCGCGGTGCAGAATACGCAACGCAAAGTCCGCGGGTGGAGAGAATGATCAGATTCCCCGAAGGGGTCTGTTTGACGGCGCGCACACGGGAAACCCGCACGACGTACGGCGACCGCGGCACGGGAGGAGGCCGTCACGTGTAACGGTGCACGCCAGGACTGCCCGCGCATGCTGGGCACCGGGCTCACCTCGCTTCGAGATCTCCTCCGACCGGTACGAGTGCCCGGGTGTACGCCGAGTAACGCACCACGGGTGAGAGTCATGGCCCGAAGCCGGAGAGCCCCCGCGGGCGCTGCTTCGCCCCTTCGACGTCAGCGCCTGACCAGCAGAAGGGGTGCCCGGCCGGGTCGGTGAAATTGCGCCACTTCTCGCCGCCCGGCTGACAGTCCGTCCTGGTGGCGCCCAGGCCCAGGAGCACGGCCTCGGCCTCGTCGAGGTCATCCACTGCGAAGTCGAGGTGGAGTTGCTGGGGCACGGTCTGGCCCGGCCAGACCGGAGGCCGGAAGCCATCGACCCGCTGGAAGCCCGGTAGCAGGCCGTCCTCGCGGGTGAGACCGGCGAATTCGCTGTCGGATCCGGGATGGAGCGTGAACCCCGTGGCCTGCTGGTAGAACGCGGCCAGCGCCTGGGGGTCGGCGCAGTCGAGAGTGATCGCCGCAAGTCTCATCCGTGCGGGCATGGTGTCTCCTCGGCGAGGGTCGCGCAGGCCTGTCCGTACGCGTGAAACACGGCACGGTAGTGATCAACTGCCCGTTTCACCAACCGGTTTACCGTGCGTGCGTAAGTGCCTGACCGGTACCGCTCGCACCATCCCCAGCCCCCTTCTCTGGATTCGATAAGTGCCACTTGGCGCATTTCGTCGTGGTTGTCATCATGGAAGGGACGCCCGCGGTGGGCGACGTGATCGACACATCACGAGATGCAGGACCGACCGAGGAGGAACATTGAGTGACTTCGACGGTTCGAGCCGCCGGGAGTCAGCGGCGGCGGTAGCGCAGGTCACGAGGGAGAAAGCCGGCGAAGGCGCCGGGCTGGTGAGCGAGAAGGTGACCGAGACGGTCGGCACGGCCAAGGAACAGGCGGCCGGTGTGGCAGGCGAGGCATCTGCCAAGGCACAGGACCTCGTGGGCCAACTGCGCGACCAGCTCCAGGATCAGGCCCGGTCCCAGACACAGAACATGGCCCGGAACGTGCGGCGGCTGTCGGACGAACTGAGCGATATGAGCGAGAACGCCGAGGACGGCTCCGCGGCCGCGGCCGCGGTGAAGAACCTGGCGGACCGTGGCCGGCGAG belongs to Streptomyces finlayi and includes:
- a CDS encoding acetylxylan esterase, which codes for MSQFDLPLEELRLHRSTSVEPEDFDAFWSKTLGEARSHDLDARFELRTGTGLSTVEVYDATFAGFGGHPVKGWLVLPAGTTRPLPVIVEFIGYGGGRGLPHSHLLWASAGFAHFVMDTRAQGSTWEPGDTADPVGSAPSFPGYMTRGIEAPETYYYRRVFTDAVRAVEAARSHPLTDATRTAVIGESQGGGIALAAGGLIPDLVAVAPDVPFLCDFPRAMTVTDRSPYREIGNYLKTHRGRTEQVRATLAYFDVVHFAARGRVPALFSAALEDQTCPPSTVFAAFNAYAHEDKEIEVYPFNDHEGGGPFQEAAKLGWLPGKLSA
- a CDS encoding DUF6381 family protein, whose translation is MADEIGNRVHQMREKAEQLSKAAEHASDDKESRRLKDKAARLRDQSEQLNSMAAGDVYPSD
- a CDS encoding VOC family protein, with the protein product MTTSATEGIKTVLHPVSDLAAAKEKYTALLGAPPQADGPYYVGFDAAGQHIGLVPAGGPQGMTSPVTYWHVPDIEAKPAEVTAAGATVTEQAHDVGGGRLVATFTDPDGNVLGVLQDR
- a CDS encoding ATP-binding cassette domain-containing protein codes for the protein MSTAKRTSAQAPAPHAADTHTADTHDLIRVHGARVNNLKDVSVEIPKRRLTVFTGVSGSGKSSLVFGTIAAESQRLINETYSAFVQGFMPTLSRPEVDVLDGLTTAIIVDQQRLGTDPRSTVGTATDANAMLRILFSRLGTPHIGSPNAFSFNVASVKASGGFTVDRGAGKTRTEKVTFTRTGGMCTRCEGRGSVSDIDLSQLYDDSKSIAEGAFTIPGWKSDSFWTVRTYAESGFLDPEKPIRKFTKREMQDFLHREPTKVKVEGVNLTYEGLIPKIQKSFLSKDREAMQPHIRAFVDRAVTFTDCPECEGTRLSEAARSSKIGGLGIADACAMQISDLAEWVRGLDDPSVAPLLTALLGALDSFVEIGLGYLSLERPSGTLSGGEAQRVKMIRHLGSSLTDTTYVFDEPTIGMHPHDIQRMNNLLLRLRDKGNTVLVVEHKPETIAIADHVVDLGPGAGTAGGTVCFEGTVERLRAGGTVTGRHFDDRAALKESVRKATGALEIRGATRHNLRDVDVDIPLGVLCVVTGVAGSGKSSLIHGSIPVGDDVVSVDQAAIKGSRRSNPATYTGLLDPIRKAFAKANGVKPALFSANSEGACPTCNGAGVIYTDLAMMAGVATPCDECGGKRFEASVLDHRFGGRDISEVLAMSVSEAGEFFGAGEARTPAAHRILERLADVGLGYLSLGQPLTTLSGGERQRLKLAGHMAEKAGVYILDEPTTGLHLADVEQLLGLLDRLVDSGKSVIVVEHHQAVMAHADWIIDLGPGAGHDGGRIVFEGTPADLVAARSTITGEYLAKYVGA
- a CDS encoding response regulator transcription factor is translated as MTGPGPTPLPGIRVLIVDDQPLVRRGLSLILSPDPSFEVVGEAENGAQAVTLAGRLRPDVVVMDIRMPVLDGVAATRELAATVPDCRVLALSTFDMDEYVVGALRAGAYGFLPKDSSPEDLSAAIRTVHTGEAAVAPRLLTRLISTYVRASHGTPPAPAGLGDELTRREVEVWHLMATGLDNTEISRALDLSLSTVKNYITSIFGKLAVRDRAQAVIAAYESGLVTAHAGAGDPPGDDTHGGEGLPRREGGSSRRRTAARRPF
- a CDS encoding sensor histidine kinase, translated to MLSSRNTGPGAAREPLRTDSAEPPWTRNDALVTGGACAMNLLSYVFFNDPDGRHDVRVAGFLLVGLAALPLLARRSHPVAALAAVLALDATAALLVPLPSHFGAVLAVALYSVARTSSGRVTAVAAFATVTVTLLSQSGGRIPSWQDPVAALLNTLIVVGAAMAVSRRQRELAANRRLLADRAVAEERRRIARELHDIVAHHITTMQLMAGGARANLAEPEVVRDALVTLEASGRLALREMRQLLDVLRAGDEPEAVPSLPQPGVDDLDGLVAESRLAGLPTEWNVRGPQRPLPPTVGLTVFRIAQEALTNTRKHAGAAHASVQLTYHQDRITIEVRDDGGGAPPREGAPAAGPGGYGLIGMRERVTLHGGTLSVGPRTDGGFAVVADLPLTTDEAAEAAVQEGAAR
- a CDS encoding MMPL family transporter; amino-acid sequence: MIRALTGYSTRHPWKVIALWAVLGVALSALAPVLIARVTQHQTGDFLPRSYDSAAALHIAQEQFGANPDATTVTVLVARSDGKALGAADRKRIEAGAAKLAQRRVVMPREDDVPRFLVPDRSQTPQVSPAMMAPDRSFELLSVQLTGNPSDEGVQGVYRTFRDAARTQFSEAGMRTGFTGSLADTVDTTDAHETAATVGSALVMGLIVLLNVLVFRSALAALLPLVAVALIGGVAVGAVALAATLTGRKLDAGTPGLISVVLLGIGIDYLLFLLFRFREHLRNRPEQPAREAAEQVSGRVGTAITSAALTIVAAFATLGLATFGQFRSLGPAIAVAVLVMLLGSLTLLPALLAAAGRKMFWPSRALLHQPGEGRAARLGASVTRRPLRMLMVSIGLLAALSAGLTGIRMDYGRGDSGDPTPAAATAAEISRALPAGVSDPTSVYVTAEDGRTLTVAGLDGLSRALTRVVGVGEVAGTVLNEDHRAARIDVYPTADPQSQEARDLASGPIRAAVAQHAPAGTTGHVGGTAAIFADVATAVDHDLRIVFPVAAALIALILLLLLRSVLAPVVLMLAVGLGFSATLGAATLLFQHALGRPGVSFTLPLVLFLFVVALGTDYNILIADRIREEMRQPGPARAAVARAVRHTAPAIATAGLVLAASFATLATTPGSEQVAFATALGIMLSALVLSLVLVPALAALLGRSLWWPVRPRPTTGGRPQHDVPAPDRTPDRVTTY
- a CDS encoding DUF1272 domain-containing protein, which gives rise to MALDMRTLCERCGTAELPPDAAARICSYECTFCVACGDAMHDTCPNCGGELVARPRRRTAGAA
- a CDS encoding VOC family protein — translated: MPARMRLAAITLDCADPQALAAFYQQATGFTLHPGSDSEFAGLTREDGLLPGFQRVDGFRPPVWPGQTVPQQLHLDFAVDDLDEAEAVLLGLGATRTDCQPGGEKWRNFTDPAGHPFCWSGADVEGAKQRPRGLSGFGP